Proteins from a single region of Psilocybe cubensis strain MGC-MH-2018 chromosome 3, whole genome shotgun sequence:
- a CDS encoding FACT complex subunit SPT16 — MADTQLNKTTFATRVKRIYDSWANAQQDEDYESIADVDALFLIAGDPTSDEEPMRKGSCFQQWLLGYEFPSTLFLFQKNKIQILCSASKAKILSQIENVIKSVNIEILARPKGKDSTNDALPKFLAAYASCKRVGSLIKESPTGKLVSEWQGLVNESPSKPELVDMAPAISAFLAVKDEEELKWTQTAANLTSTLLKYHVAPKLESILDKESKITHDLLAAQIEARLGSGEGSAAKGPDMKVWAKGKGLENVDWPSVEFCYPPIIISKSSKSGYDLRYTVESSDDNIAHKGVFLVNFGMRYRSYSTNVGRTFIVDPNPDQEAQYNLLLSLQSELLSFMKDGVSTRDAYQHALTYIKSHMPDLEKFFVKNIGFATGIEFRDASYILSPKNNRRLRKNMVINLSLGFSGLTDSSGQKYALNLVDTIKVEAGRSSLMTDGNKTPKDTLFFLTPDSDEEKQQKTSKKAPAVPLKNGTPMKQKTVGGKVLRNQTRRAVQDEVHQTALAKLIEHQRELHENLQSQGLAKFSEDGGGSSGKEGKGWKKFQSYKGEGALPSEVDRLRIVVDRKAQTVILPIHGFAVPFHINTIKNASKSDEGDFTYLRINFQTPGQLAGKKEDTPFEDPEATFIRSVSYRSPDGHRLDNTVKQINDLKKEANKREQQKKEMADVVEQGSLVEIKGRRPIKMPEAFIRPALDGKRLPGEVEIHQNGIRYQSMGSQKVDVLFSNIKHLFFQPCDHELLVIVHLHLKAPIMIGKKKTFDVQFFREATDVQFDETGNRKRKHRYGDEDEIEMEQQERKRRALLNKEIKAFAEKIAEAASTSNGDTLELDVPFRELSFEGVPFRTSARLQPTTECLVHLTDPPFLVVTLSEIEIASLERVQYGLKQFDLVFIFKDFTKAPLHINSIQSSQMDDVKNWLDSVDIPMSEGPVNLNWGPIMKHINESPFEFFQQGGWSFLGGAGGVESENSEGSDTESDFEADSEELAASSSSDDESDYGDSDASGSDESGSDFGGGDDSDEGEDWDELERKAAKSDQKKAEGKRAAGSDDSEDERPKKSNGKANGKNKAKR, encoded by the exons ATGGCTGACACACAACTAAACAAAACCACATTTGCTACTCGAGTGAAGCGAATTTATGACTCCTGGGCT AATGCTCAGCAAGATGAAGATTATGAATCGATAGCGGACGTAGACGCCTTATTCTTGATAGCAGGAGATCCTACATCCGATGAAGAACCTATGCGTAAAGGGTCCTGCTTCCAG CAATGGCTTCTTGGTTATGAATTCCCTTCGACcctctttctatttcaaaaGAACAAGATTCAAATTCTATGCTCAGCTTCAAAAG CCAAAATTCTTTCTCAAATTGAAAACGTGATAAAATCGGTCAATATCGAAATATTAGCTCGTcccaaaggaaaagattcCACAAATGATGCCCTTCCTAAGTTTCTGGCCGCGTATGCCTCATGCAAACGTGTCGGTTCACTCATTAAAGAGTCACCGACAGGAAAATTAGTATCAGAATGGCAAGGTTTAGTTAATGAGTCACCATCCAAACCGGAACTTGTGGACATGGCACCAGCTATTTCGGCTTTTTTGGCCGTaaaggatgaagaggaactG AAATGGACTCAAACTGCAGCAAACCTCACATCTACTCTTCTCAAATATCATGTGGCTCCCAAGTTAGAGTCAATTCTAGACAAAGAATCTAAGATCACTCATGATTTGCTTGCTGCTCAAATTGAGGCAAGGCTTGGTTCTGGGGAGGGGAGCGCGGCAAAAGGCCCTGACATGAAAGTCTGGGCAAAAGGTAAAGGCCTCGAGAAT GTTGACTGGCCATCTGTCGAGTTTTGCTACCCACCAATCATCATCTCGAAGTCGTCAAAATCAGGATACGATCTAAGATATACCGTGGAATCTTCCGACGACAACATTGCTCACAAAGGCGTATTCTTAGTCAACTTCGGTATGCGTTACAGGTCATATAGCACTAACGTTGGCCGAACCTTCATCGTGGACCCCAATCCA GACCAAGAGGCTCAGTATAATCTATTGCTATCTCTTCAATCGGAGCTTCTGTCGTTCATGAAGGACGGCGTTTCGACGCGTGACGCATACCAACACGCATTGACGTACATCAAGAGCCATATGCCTGATCTAGAGAAGTTCTTTGTCAAAAATATTGGGTTCGCT ACTGGAATAGAGTTCCGTGATGCTAGTTACATTCTTTCCCCAAAGAATAATCGCCGGCTGAGAAAAAATATGGTGATCAACTTGAGCCTCGGATTCTCTGGGCTCACTGACAGTTCCGGCCAAAA GTATGCCTTAAACCTTGTTGACACCATTAAGGTCGAAGCTGGAAGGTCGTCTCTTATGACAGACGGTAATAAGACGCCGAAAGATACACTTTTCTTTTTAACTCCAGATAGTGACGAAGAAAAGCAACAAAAGACATCTAAGAAGGCGCCAGCTGTCCCATTAAAAAATGGTACACCCATGAAACAGAAGACTGTAGGGGGAAAGGTCCTTCGCAATCAGACGCGCCGGGCGGTTCAAGATGAGGTTCATCAGACTGCGCTGGCTAAGTTGATTGAACATCAGCGAGAATTACACGAGAATCTTCAAAGTCAAGGGCTCGCTAAATTCTCCGAAGACGGCGGAGGATCAAGTGggaaggaggggaagggCTGGAAAAAGTTCCAAAGTTATAAAGGCGAAGGAGCTTTGCCAAGCGAAGTTGACAGACTACGG ATCGTGGTCGACCGTAAAGCACAGACAGTTATTTTGCCAATCCACGGATTTGCCGTTCCCTTCCATATCAATACCATCAAGAATGCTAGCAAAAGCGACGAAGGAGATTTTACATACCTTCGCATCAACTTCCAGACACCAGGCCAATTAGCCGGGAAGAAGGAAGATACT CCATTTGAAGATCCGGAGGCTACTTTTATTCGCTCTGTATCTTACCGTTCTCCTGATGGACATCGTCTCGACAATACAGTAAAGCAAATAAACGACCTCAAAAAAGAGGCAAACAAACGAGAACAGCAAAAGAAGGAGATggctgatgttgttgaacaggGTAGCCTGGTGGAAATTAAAGGAAGACGACCCATCAAAATGCCTGAGGCATTTATTCGTCCTGCTTTGGATGGAAAACGACTGCCCGGAGAAGTGGAAATTCACCAAAATGGTATTCGATACCAGTCCATGGGCTCGCAGAAAGTCG ATGTTTTGTTCAGCAATATCAAACACCTCTTTTTTCAGCCATGCGATCACGAACTATTGGTGATCGTCCACCTTCATCTCAAGGCTCCTATAATGATCggcaagaaaaaaacctTT GATGTGCAATTCTTCCGTGAAGCCACGGATGTACAATTTGACGAAACTGGCAACCGCAAGCGTAAACACCGCTACGGAGATGAGGACGAAATTGAGATGGAGCAGcaggaaagaaaacgcaGGGCCCTCCTCAATAAGGAGATTAAAGCCTTTGCTGAGAAAATTGCTGAAGCTGCATCGACTTCA AACGGCGACACTCTGGAACTGGATGTTCCTTTCAGAGAGCTGTCGTTCGAGGGTGTACCATTCCGTACTAGTGCTCGATTGCAGCCTACTACGGAATGTCTTGTTCATCTCACAGACCCCCCTTTCTTGGTTGTCACACTCTCGGAAATTGAGATAGCCTCCCTCGAGCGTGTCCAATACGGGCTAAAGCAATTTGATCTGGTGTTCATTTTCAAAGATTTCACCAAAGCCCCGTTACACATTAATTCAATCCAAAGCTCCCAAATGGACGATGTCAAGAATTGGTTGGA TTCCGTCGATATTCCCATGAGTGAAGGACCCGTCAATTTGAATTGGGGCCCTATCATGAAGCATATCAATGAAAGCCCTTTCGAATTTTTCCAACAGGGTGGCTGGTCCTTCCTCGGTGGTGCTGGAGGAGTCGAG AGTGAAAATTCGGAAGGCTCCGATACCGAATCCGATTTCGAAGCTGATTCTGAAGAGTTGGCGGCAAGCTCGAGCAGTGATGATGAAAGCGATTATGGAGATTCGGACGCTAGTGGATCCGATGAAAGTGGATCTGACTTTGGTGGAGGAGATGATAGTGATGAAG
- a CDS encoding DNA-directed RNA polymerase III subunit RPC3, whose protein sequence is MADSHTKNLCVEIIHTHFGPLTSKLASVLLSRGRLSLFQLARFADLKPRTARACVLVLVQHNILWHTKGDDGTEMFEVNVDDCIMRLRFGKFVWLADRIFGKEAADIIQVILDHGKLKSPDIMNQLSVYDPKKIKQYTLALHKLVSGAYLKPSTILSHLSPRDKCIQYESEEKRKISGFPTAKELREAKEVAQARLKREEEEAEQVGLKRKAKDQPGPRSNKRKTSEEEEVVNEDVYFRVNYARFGIHIRNTMIERAVKERYNLGASIVVQAALKATENSQGDLSDCRSQPTSVSNIAVHIPEDAELSSGLVYPSKKVPTLTCVKDYLGMLASADNPTPEGRASSFISYSSSKVQVEFEIIGQRMRQAIVEAVARDKHGPEGVRILRLLSSTGKMDEKQISKNVMMAPKDVRPLLVALSADSLISTQEVPKSADRNPTRTFYLWYVDLQKCYQVILGNVYKTLFNIAARRRSERENSEVSAVLQKRERSDVSQDESLLTRLERETLKEWESKEEKLTILEMRVEETIFLLKDLSAYSQEP, encoded by the exons ATGGCGGATAGCCACACAAAAAATTTGTGTGTTGAAATTATACACACACACTTCGGACCTCTAACTTCC AAACTTGCATCGGTTTTATTGAGCCGCGGGCGTCTGTCTCTTTTCCAATTGGCACGGTTCGCGGACCTGAAACCTCGTACTGCTAGAGCATgcgttcttgttcttgttcaaCATAATATACTATGGCATACGAAGGGAGATGATGGCACTGAAATGTTTGAAGTCAACGTCGACGACTGCATCATGCGTCTACGGTTCGGGAAATTTGTCTGGCTAGCGGATAGAATTTTTGGAAAAGAG GCAGCAGATATAATCCAAGTAATTCTGGATCACGGAAAACTGAAGTCCCCGGATATCATGAACCAGCTTTCTGTATACGACCCTAAGA AAATTAAGCAATATACCTTAGCACTTCATAAACTTGTTTCTGGGGCATACCTGaaaccttccaccattcttTCTCATCTCTCTCCTCGCGATAAATGTATACAGTACGAGTCCGAGGAAAAACGAAAGATTTCTGGGTTCCCAACAGCGAAGGAGTTGCGCGAAGCGAAAGAAGTTGCACAAGCCAGACTTAaaagggaagaggaagaggctgAGCAAGTTGGATTG AAACGCAAAGCTAAGGATCAGCCCGGGCCGCGTTCAAATAAG CGGAAAacttctgaagaagaagaagttgTCAAC GAAGATGTTTACTTCAGGGTTAATTACGCAAGGTTCGGTATTCACATACGGAATACA ATGATAGAAAGGGCCGTCAAGGAGAGGTACAACCTTGGAGCATCGATTGTCGTCCAAGCAGCTTTGAAAGCTACCGAAAACTCGCAAGGAGATCTTTCGGACTGCAGATCAC AACCCACTTCTGTTTCAAACATCGCCGTACATATACCGGAAGATGCAGAATTATCCTCTGGTCTCGTTTATCCTTCTAAAAAGGTACCAACTCTTACATGTGTCAAGGATTATCTGGGAATGCTTGCATCAGCCGATAATCCAACACCCGAAGGCCGAGCTTCGTCCTTTATATCGTATTCGTCTTCGAAAGTGCAAGTTGAATTCGAAATAATTGGACAGAGAATGCGTCAGGCGATTGTAGAAGCTGTAGCAAGAGACAAACATGGGCCAGAGGGTGTCAGAATTTTACGTTTACTTTCCTCAACTGGCAAAATGGACGAAAAACAA atttcaaaaaatgttaTGATGGCCCCTAAGGACGTCCGACCTCTCCTTGTTGCACTATCTGCCGATTCATTAATTTCCACCCAAGAAGTACCCAAAAGTGCTGATCGGAATCCTACCAGAACATTTTATCTCTG GTATGTTGATCTACAAAAGTGCTACCAAGTCATCTTAGGCAATGTCTACAAGACATTGTTTAATATTGCTGCTCGTAGGCGGTCAGAGCGGGAAAACAGTGAGGTTTCTGCGGTTCTGCAGAAAAGAGAGAGGAGTGATGTAAGTCAGGATGAGAGCTTATTGACGAGGTTAGAGCGGGAAACACTCAAGGAATGGGAATCGAAGGAGGAAAAGTTGACAATATTGGAAATGAGAGTGGAAGAGACTATATTTTTGCTCAAAGATCTCTCTGCTTACAGCCAGGAACCATAA
- a CDS encoding Condensin complex subunit 3, which translates to MIYNSSSGHPTLLTAAQFSELAQRIAKIFEQIQHSKLKNDTKNYVKLYEIQKKYASHVLKTDDGYDRLIGEHRFFKIFQDMVQRFILLKKGVFAADCAVTFIGGYVKFINEKVPTPESSVVDDEEDDEQEIEELGGKTFEARFIKTLLDYLLRGFDAKDKNVRYRVLQVVTGMISHLGVIHEKLYTTLRAGFIARAMDKESHVRTQALISLIKLLKETYPEDISDLNGQPSIMDVLLDRLSYDPAADVRHTILHHVPINPQSLPAILERCRDTDINVRREVYMKLSNFEKIADAGVAADASNDLIDPHPENLTLAQREYVVKTGLGDRGATVRSAAKKLVWSWIDAIDAATNDKDVGIKKNPAKAWQTLLPAFLRLFDLCNGSKVAADALIGAFSERPVVIQKAEFSEQYWLTLTPQKTLFGRVFIEHCSNTNNDARLEVILPDVAAIALKIRSVYNMIVNNVVTADGNMDEDHKPDASEDDADSRNVIMLELLKLALHLDYSEDLGKRHTLQLMRDMISNNSLPENFIAPCFDILRILSSSERDFIRMVVETITDLRDAVCFDEVETIKLENVDDPSLEESSKSAANKITWENMTTEQKSRADNVDLRCLKMFSEMLKRVNTTFDKNSVLQGVVRDLIIPAMRREDSPIFMEEAWKSLGLCCLIAKDIAQWCFDEIVERIPTSSGDMKTILIQSLFDIVIVHRSGFFVTDNHKYTLESFTNLLHGKILQEEDPTVKALWYMGTAKLVIPGVITTVETMKVLLKAFLSPLTADNNELRQFSNYFFQRYSFACRPNQKKIADMFVEVFLDVSEDRKLFADLDEDMEAVASSSVANMFIELTDPFRVEAGSDIKGPNNANDDVQLDMAQDVIRLLYGQGLKINLQKEDKKVLCQLLNKLHIPHVVDDYKIRSLKILMDNLITRRPLKDSVCLNAFNKFQATISKKFEEQLEGFSEEDLRELEDLAEVFEFIDSMTPLDDDDDQHPFESRKKGKKRRSNSLTSVNESRPQSPDPSERRKPKRLRLSNVSVEEDSTIESTSKPRKTKVPKKPSTLIVAPEVIVISSDSDEEPVPPRTAKTFVPRPRTMMKEEPSQVEPALISSAGSLSLNEAPDDSVMDSEPGSEEEVNNLLADLE; encoded by the exons ATGATTTATAATTCTTCTTCTGGCCATCCCACATTGCTCACTGCTGCCCAGTTCTCCGAGCTTGCCCAGCGCATCGCCAAAATATTCGAACAAATACAACACTCTAAACTCAAGAATGATACCAAGAACTACGTTAAACTCTATGAAATACAGAAGAAATATGCTTCTCATGTTCTAAAGACAGACGATGGTTATGATAGACTGATTGGAGAGCATCGGTTCTTTAAAATATTCCAAGACATGGTCCAGCGTTTCATTCTATTGAAAAAGGGTGTCTTCGCAGCCGACTGTGCGGTGACGTTTATAGGTGGATACGTTAAATTTATTAACGAGAAAG TGCCAACGCCTGAAAGCAGTGTTgtagacgatgaagaagacgatgaacaggaaattgaagaattggGCGGGAAAACATTTGAAGCACGTTTCATCAAGACTTTGCTCGACTATCTACTGCGCGGTTTTGATGCCAAAGACAAGAACGTTCGATATCGAGTCCTGCAGGTCGTCACTGGAATGATCTCGCATCTAGGAGTAATCCA TGAAAAACTTTATACCACATTACGAGCTGGATTTATCGCGCGTGCAATGGACAAAGAAAGTCATGTTCGCACCCAAGCATTAATATCGTTAATCAAACTCCTCAAAGAAACCTATCCAGAAGATATTTCTGATTTAAACGGCCAACCGTCGATCATGGATGTACTTCTGGACAGACTGTCTTATGATCCTGCAGC TGACGTTCGTCATACCATCTTACATCACGTACCAATCAACCCTCAATCACTTCCTGCTATCCTTGAAAGGTGCCGCGATACAGATATTAACGTGCGAAGGGAAGTTTATATGAAACTTtcaaattttgaaaagatCGCGGACGCAGGAGTTGCTGCTGATGCCAGTAACGATTTGATTGATCCTCATCCGGAAAATTTGACCCTTGCACAACGAGAATACGTTGTAAAAACAGGTCTCGGGGACAGAGGGGCTACTGTTCGGTCAGCAGCAAAAAAACTTGTCTGGAGTTGGATTGACGCCATCGATGCCGCGACGAATGACAAAGATGTAGGAATCAAGAAGAACCCCGCGAAAGCATGGCAAACCTTACTCCCCGCCTTTCTGAGGCTTTTCGACCTTTGCAATGGGTCAAAGGTTGCGGCAGATGCTCTTATCGGCGCGTTCTCCGAAAGACCTGTAGTAATCCAAAAAGCAGAATTCAGTG AGCAGTACTGGCTGACCCTCACACCGCAGAAAACACTTTTTGGTAGAGTCTTCATCGAGCACTGCAGCAACACCAACAATGATGCGAGGCTGGAAGTTATTCTACCTGACGTCGCTGCCATTGCTCTGAAGATTCGGTCGGTGTATAACATGATTGTCAACAATGTAGTCACCGCAGATGGGAACATGGATGAGGACCACAAACCTGATGCCTCTGAAGACGATGCTGACTCACGAAACGTGATCATGTTAGAGCTCCTCAAGTTGGCTTTACATCTAGACTATTCAGAAGATCTTGGAAAGAGACATACCCTTCAGCTGATGC GTGACATGATCAGCAACAACTCCCTTCCCGAAAATTTTATTGCACCATGCTTCGATATTTTGCGAATTCTTTCCTCCAGTGAAAGAGATTTTATTCGAATGGTAGTGGAAACGATCACAGATCTACGTGATGCAGTTTGCTTTGATGAGGTTGAGACAATAAAATTAGAG AACGTAGATGACCCGAGCTTGGAAGAATCATCAAAATCTGCAGCGAATAAAATAACTTGGGAAAACATGACCACAGAACAAAAATCGCGGGCAGATAACGTAGATTTAAGATGTCTCAAAATGTTCAGTGAAATGCTCAAACGTGTAAACACC ACATTCGACAAAAACAGCGTACTTCAGGGTGTTGTACGTGACTTGATAATTCCTGCTATGCGACGAGAAGATTCTCCTATCTTCATGGAGGAGGCATGGAAATCATTGGGACTATGCTGTTTAATTGCAAAG GATATAGCACAGTGGTGTTTTGATGAAATTGTGGAACGTATTCCAACGTCGTCCGGTGACATGAAGACAATTCTTATTCAATCGCTTTTCGATATTGTTATTGTTCACAGAAGTGGATTTTTTGTGACAGATAATCACAAATACACG TTGGAATCATTCACTAACCTACTTCACGGAAAAATTCTGCAGGAGGAAGATCCGACAGTAAAAGCTTTGTGGTATATGGGTACTGCCAAACTAGTGATCCCTGGAGTAATAACTACTGTCGAG ACGATGAAAGTTCTTCTGAAAGCATTCTTATCTCCTTTGACGGCTGATAACAATGAATTACGTCAATTTTCCAATTATTTCTTTCAAAGATATAGCTTCGCATGCCGGCCCAACCAGAAGAAGATAGCAGAT ATGTTCGTCGAAGTATTCCTAGACGTTTCTGAAGACCGTAAACTTTTTGCTGACTTGGACGAGGACATGGAGGCTGTTGCTTCTTCGAGTGTTGCGAATATGTTCATTGAGCTGACAGACCCTTTTAGAGTTGAAGCGGGAAG TGATATAAAAGGCCCCAATAATGCCAATGACGatgttcaacttgatatGGCACAGGATGTGATTCGACTCCTGTATGGCCAAGGATTAAAAATAAACCTCCAAA AGGAGGATAAAAAGGTTCTTTGCCAACTTCTCAACAAGCTACACATCCCACATGTTGTAGATGATTATAAAATACGCTCTTTGAAGATACTTATGGATAATTTAATTACT CGAAGACCTTTGAAAGACTCTGTCTGTTTGAATGCATTCAACAAATTTCAGGCTACTATATCCAAGAAATTCGAAGAACAGCTAGAGGGTTTTAGTGAAGAGGATCTTAGAGAGCTTGAAGATCTTGCCGAGGTCTTCGAATTTATCGATAGCATGACTCCActtgatgatgacgatgaccaACACCCTTTTGAATCTAGAAAGAAGGGGAAAAAACG ACGTTCCAATAGCTTAACAAGTGTTAATGAAAGTCGCCCTCAGTCCCCTGATCCATCAGAACGTCGTAAACCTAA ACGACTTCGGTTATCCAACGTGTCTGTTGAAGAGGACAGCACAATTGAATCAACGTCAAAGCCACGGAAGACAAAGGTACCGAAAAAACCGAG TACTCTAATTGTCGCACCTGAAGTTATCGTCATAAGCTCCGACAGCGATGAGGAGCCTGTGCCGCCTAGGACGGCAAAAACGTTTGT ACCACGACCCAGAACAATGATGAAAGAAGAGCCTTCTCAAGTCGAACCTGCTCTCATTAGTAGCGCTGGCTCCCTCAGTTTGAACGAAGCTCCAGATGACTCAGTCATGGATTCTGAACCTggttctgaagaagaagtcaATAACCTCCTCGCTGATCTGGAGTGA
- a CDS encoding Protein sda1 codes for MGRGILLTSNLPQLQNLIKRDPVAYKEEFLQQWNHYNSIRQIFRINPDEQAQHYRELVSFIAQVSTCYPKETAEFPTQISSLLLESYGILSPDTRKCLVQNLVMLRNKDVITSIELLKSLFPLLPRTSSSALRTYIRKTILSDIKVANQKSQNHKLNRAVQAMLFGMVERGMGGEVIGDKGKLRASQGPTNSREGANTDEAMWAVVLTKELWRKGVWNDAKSVSIVAQGCFHPVTKVQSAALHFFLGSEEEDDESDEEENVDLKGLHHRREVNKKTRSADKKLRKQLKVAKKKLHNKEPSSPNFSAIQLLHDPQTFGEKLYDMLNSYDKRFSLDHKILIMQLLSRVMGSHKLCVLGFYTYIVKYLFYKQLRVPSILVALAQSVHDLTPPDAVTPVIRKLSQEFVHPGVASEVIAAGINAIREVSRRQPWAMEEDLLGDLIEYRKSKDKSVTAAARGLLRLYREVNPSMLKRRERGKEASMGLAGGSQPLPYGHSAEAAVDIEGLSLLEDHLQKLREEDGVSLDGEGEDDWNGWDVESDSGSDSDSEEEWINVNDDDDNDLVITDSEDEGDEKKKQGESLEDESTRISTLAQTKILTPADFALLNDLRMKAAVKAVETTGGSKAKRKLAALEASQKARNDEQTHDEFISENDILGPRKKAKADYAERMASIQKGREGREKFGSRKGKQNKATPSSSTNREKARNKPIMMILSSGAVRGKKKASLRDKQQKLRAHIDKAKKSGK; via the exons ATGGGTCGGGGTATTCTGCTCACTTCAAACTTGCCACAACTGCAGAATCTTATAAAGCGAGATCCTGTTGCATATAAGGAGGAATTTCTTCAGCAATGGAATCATTACAACAGCATTCGACAAATCTTCAGGATTAACCCTGACGAGCAAGCCCAGCACTATAGAGAGCTTGTTTCCTTCATCGCTCAG GTCTCAACTTGCTATCCTAAAGAAACAGCTGAATTTCCTACCCAAATATCTTCTTTGCTGCTTGAGAGCTATGGCATTCTATCTCCAGATACCCGAAAATGTCTGGTACAAAACCTAGTAATGCTTCGGAATAAAGATGTCATCACCTCGATTga GCTTTTGAAATCGTTATTCCCTCTGCTTCCTCGCACTTCCTCATCCGCTCTGCGTACATATATCCGCAAAACAATTCTCTCAGATATCAAGGTGGCTAACCAAAAGTCTCAAAACCATAAACTCAACAGAGCTGTTCAAGCAATGTTGTTCGGCATGGTGGAACGAGGCATGGGTGGAGAAGTTATAGGTGACAAGGGCAAACTACGAGCTTCTCAAGGCCCAACGAACAGTCGCGAAGGTGCTAATACAGACGAGGCAATGTGGGCTGTCGTTCTAACCAAAGAACTTTGGCGGAAAGGCGTCTG GAATGACGCCAAATCGGTTTCCATTGTGGCTCAAGGATGCTTTCATCCTGTTACCAAAGTGCAGAGTGCAgctttgcatttttttcttggcagtgaagaagaagatgacgaatccgatgaggaggag AATGTGGATCTTAAAGGTCTGCATCATAGGCGTGAGGTCAACAAAAAGACCAGAAGCGCTGACAAAAAGCTGAGGAAGCAGCTGAAAGTCGCAAAAAAA AAATTGCACAACAAAGAACCCAGCTCTCCTAATTTCTCGGCAATTCAGTTACTTCACGATCCCCAGACATTCGGCGAAAAATTGTACGACATGCTAAATAGCTATGACAAACGCTTCTCATTGGACCATAAAATCCTCATCATGCAGCTTCTTTCCCGTGTCATGGGATCCCATAAACTCTGTGTCCTTGGTTTTTACACTTACATTGtcaaatatcttttctaCAAGCAACTTCGCGTACCCAGCATTCTTGTTGCACTCGCGCAATCTGTACACGATCTAACCCCTCCCGACGCCGTTACacctgtcatccggaaacTTTCACAGGAGTTTGTGCATCCTGGTGTGGCAAGTGAAGTTATTGCTGCCGGGATTAATGCTATCCGAGAAGTCAGTAGACGACAGCCATGGGCCATGGAAGAAGATCTGCTAGGCGATTTGATCGAATACAGGAAAAGCAAAGATAAATCTGTCACAGCAGCTGCACGCGGGTTGCTTAGACTGTATCGAGAAGTCAATCCAAGCATGCTGaaaagaagagagaga GGCAAAGAGGCCAGTATGGGACTGGCGGGTGGGAGTCAACCACTACCCTATGGTCACAGTGCTGAAGCTGCTGTCGACATTGAAGGATTATCT CTCCTTGAAGATCATCTTCAAAAACTACGGGAGGAAGATGGTGTAAGTTTGGATGGAGAGGGTGAGGATGACTGGAATGGCTGGGATGTCGAATCTGACTCTGGTTCCGATTCTGATTCCGAGGAGGAGTGGATTAATGTcaatgatgacgacgataaCGATCTTGTTATCACTGATagcgaagatgaaggagacgaaaaaaagaaacagggTGAATCATTGGAAGATGAATCTACCCGAATATCTACGTTGGCGCAGACGAAG ATTCTGACCCCAGCCGACTTTGCTTTGCTCAATGATTTGCGTATGAAAGCAGCCGTCAAAGCCGTCGAAACAACTGGAGGAAGTAAAGCAAAACGCAAGCTTGCGGCCCTGGAAGCTTCCCAGAAAGCCCGCAACGACGAACAAACCCATGACGAATTCATATCAGAAAACGATATCCTCGGTCCCCGCAAAAAGGCTAAGGCCGATTATGCTGAGCGTATGGCCTCCATCCAGAAGGGACGCGAAGGACGCGAGAAATTCGGCTCaagaaaagggaaacaaAACAAAGCAACCCCTAGTAGCTCTACGAACAGAGAAAAGGCTAGGAACAAACCTATCATGATGATTCTCAGTAGTGGAGCCGTCAGAGGCAAGAAAAAGGCGTCGCTGAGAGACAAGCAGCAGAAACTTAGAGCTCATATCGACAAAGCCAAAAAATCGGGGAAATAG
- a CDS encoding putative Nudix hydrolase P35G2.12 encodes MSHNEPRILSKEEMPASEAKKGKRSLIPLSNIQMKANVVYKANLGICRKKNPPPVGKYIIVTGLIDEGETVEEAAKRELYEETGYTADDIMEVSPVVVSDPGLTNANMQLVVLNVVMEDELTLPKPNLDPGEFIVTKVVEIAKLNAALEDYNEKGFVVDARLSHLASGLELAKKLQI; translated from the exons ATGTCTCACAATGAACCAAGGATATTATCTAAAGAGGAGATGCCTGCCTCTGAAGCCAA GAAGGGAAAGAGGTCCTTGATTCCGCTATCTAATATCCAAATGAAAGCCAACGTTGTCTATAAAGCGAATCTGGGAATctgcagaaagaaaaaccc GCCGCCCGTTGGAAAGTACATTATCG TGACAGGCTTGATCGATGAAGGGGAAACCGTCGAAGAAGCTGCCAAACGCGAGCTCTACGAAGAAACTGGATACACTGCAGATGATATCATGGAGGTGTCTCCTGTCGTTGTTAGCGATCCAG GATTGACAAATGCGAACATGCAACTGGTTGTTCTGAATGTGGTGATGGAAGACGAATTGACTCTACCGAAGCCTAATCTAGACCCAGGAGAATTCATCGTCACGAAGGTCGTGGAAATTGCAAAATTAAACGCTGCATTAGAGG ATTACAATGAAAAG GGCTTCGTTGTCGATGCTCGACTATCACATCTTGCATCTGGATTGGAGCTCGCTAAGAAGCTGCAAATTTGA